TTCTTCCATAGAATGATGGGCTTTTTCTTTCCTGGTCGAAATGTGGAAGATGATGAAGTTGGTGATGAAGAGGATAAGTCCAAACTGGTGACTACTGGTAAGAATTGGTTATGCTGGGATGCCAGGAGAATGGAGTGGCAGCCTAAAGCAGCTTCAGGAAGAGTCACTGTTGGTTTGCATGCTTTTTCATAGGAATACCAGTTGTAAAGCCTCGGCAGCTGATAGCAACAGATGATGCAGTCCCACTGGGCTCTGGGAAGGGCGTAGCACAGGGCTTGACCAGGAGTTCTGGAGTCAGAAGATCATTTCGCAAATTACCTGAGGTATGGCATATGAAAATCAGAGAAACTAAATGTGGTGGCCCACTATAATTTCAACACTTGAGGACAGGAGCTGGAAGATCAtttatgagatcctgtctcaaaaaaagcaaaagaagcctagcatgggggcacacacctttcatctcagcacttgggaagcagaggcaggccagggatgatagaaaaagaaaccctgttgctaccaaaacaaaacaacaaaaagcaaatgaaacaaaaaagtaaaaacatattagtatatttagattttttaaatgggTATTAATAGTTTCTGTGGACCTGGGTGGGTGTTCCTTTGGTCTTAAGTCTTCTCCAGGACTGAGGATGGAGTAATATTTAGCATCTTGGGTTGCTCTGGTGGTTTTAGGGCTTAtgctccttttctgtctttcccagCACCCAGTTGATGATATTGACAAGATGAAAGAGCGAGCTGCCATGAACAACtccttcatatatataaaaatccCACAAGTTCCACTGTGTGTCAGTTATAAGGTATATTCCATCCCAGCCCTTTCTAAAGTAGGAAGGGGACTAAAGATTATAGACAGGGTGACAGTCAGGCTTCCTGTGAAAGTGGGCTATGGGTGACAAAcctgttccttctgctttctgcagGAGTCAGCCCCATCACCAGAATGGGAGGGAATTCAAATATGTAGGTTGCTGTTGTAGGAATTCTACTCAAAGTACTGGCTTAGATTCAAAATGGCAGCTGGTgtaatttttcctcttttccctctttctcttcctgttgcagGGTGAGAAGAACAGTGTGGACTGGGGCGACCTTAACTTGGTGCTACCCTGTCTGGAGTACCACAACAACACGTGGACATGGCTGGACTTTGCCATGGCTGTCAAAAGGGACAGCCGAAAAGCTCTGGTTGCCCAGGTATCTCGCCAGGGCTCATGGCTGTTTCGTTAGCAGGGACTGGCAAGCACATTGCCTTTTTAAGAGCCTTCTCTTCTGTGCTGTATTAAGATATGGCCAGGAAAGGGGCAGATAATGACTGATCTGTCCTTGTTTGTCCATGCCTTTGCCCTGGTCCCTGGTATGATAGTGACTCTAATTTTGAGGGAATTAAGGGCTTCTACAACATCAGCTTTATGATGGTTCTGACTAGATTGTAAGCTTCTTACAAGCAGACTATTATCTATATACTTTGAAGTGCCCTTTTGTGTTTACACGTAAGCTTAATAAATCTTTGAATTGGTTCACTTTAAATTGTATACCCtgtttcactaatttttttttttacctttccttttattcctttCCACTGCCAGGTAATCAAAGAAAAACTAAGGCTGAAACCTGCAACGGGGTCTGAGGTCCGGGGAAAGCTAGAAACAAAGTGTGACCTGAACATGCaacagcaggaagaagagaaagctcGGCTCCTCATTGGTTTAAGTGTGGGCGAGAAGAACCCTGGCAAGAAGTCCATCTTTGGCAGGCGCAAGTGATGTGGAGACCCAAGTGACTACAGTATAGAATTGACTCTGGCTCAGGATCCAGGGACTTGAGGGTGGGCAGAGCTTCCCTTCATCCTGTAGGATTTGTGGGGCATATGGGAACTGAGACATTGTTCAACAGCTGGCCTGTCCCTGCAGGGCATGGTGGACAAAGCGCTGAGTTCCCTCTCATGGTATGAGACCCAGGGCCACAGGGGCAAGAAAACCAGAAGACCCAGGGATTGTGTCCAAGCCTAGTATCCTGCTCCTTCGGGGCAACAGAAAGGGTGGGGGGATAGTTTTGATCAAGTATGataaatttttataaagatatatatatataaaacatatatatatatatatttctaaatgtaattGCTCTCCCTTTGTGCCAATAAGCTAAGGGAAGGAGTCTGATCCTCTGTGCCTCACTCCACTGCCTTGTTGTATAAGAGGTATTGGGTTTGGGGGATAAGCTTCCCAGTCTGTGCTCACTTGGGAGGATGGCATTAGGAGCCAGGGCTGGCCATGGGTACCTTACTTTCCTCCCTGGGGTATGCCCAggagaatggagaaaaaagagatttaaagaaaaaatattttaaatttgatgcTGGCCTTTTTTAATTGTATTGAGTAAAGCGTTCAAGTTGTCTGTGTCCTTCCCTCCTCACTAACCCAACACATTTTTTAACTGCCCCAGTAATGACTGgtctttctcctctgccttgAAGTCTTACCACAATCACAGATACTTCCCACTTTGGGTATGATGCTGACCTAAAGCTGATGGGTCTGTGTACACTGGAAGAGGTGGGGCTCGTGGGTAATGCAGCATCAGAGGGAGGAATTGCTTATGTAACTTGGACAGCAGATTTAGCAGCTCgaaaagaggcagaggctgagtcTGGGAATGGGAGCAGTGAGCGGTCGGCAGGGACAACACACCCGGGTGTCTGCTCCTCAGAAGGTAGGGTATGGGGCTCTGGTATATAGGCTCTGGCTGCCTATGGGAGGGAAATGAAAGATGTAGGGGCCTGAGGCTAGAAAGTGCCCAGTTAGGAGCCTGTCACTGATATGCAGTGTTGGGGTGGGCATAAAGGCTATAGAACTCACTTATGCACAGGTTGTATTCCTGTTTTGTTgtggagaaaacaaaacttaTTGTCATAGAGATTTTGAATTAAGTCAAGGAAATCTAGGTCACATCCCAAAGCCTGGGAATTTCCTTCCTCTAGATTAGTGGTTGTCAGCATGTCAGCATTAGTGTGTTGACACGGGTTACATttgatatcctgcatatcaggtagttataattcataacagcaaaactgcagttatgaagtaacagttttatggttgggggtcaccacagcattgGTTAAGACTAGAGGAAGGGGTACCTGTTAAGATGGGCCAAACCTGTAGTGCTTCATGAGATGGCTTAGAATGGCTCCCTTCTCAGCAGGGTGACAACATCCAGGGTCACTGGGTCCGAGGCTGGAAGAGCCTCTGGTGTGGTATGGGGACCATCAGGTCAGGTCTGGAAGAACTATGGGGACTACAGAGGCATCAGTGCCTACATCAGGAGCTCCTCCAGCCAGCCCCACTGCTACTAGAGAAGCCTCACTCTGAGTGGCCAGTGCCTCAGTTCATCAGCCTCTTTCTACCAGAGTTTCCCATGAGGCCTGTTAGGGAGCAGCAGGAGCTGAAGGTAGGTCACCATAGTCCCTGGGAAGTGTCTCTTTTAGGGAGGTGTCTACAAACAACCAGTCAGTTTCCCTCTTTGTTCAGATTTTAGGCCTTGTGGCTAAAGGTTCGTTTGGAACTGTCCTGAAAGTGCTAGATTGTGCCCAGAAAGCTGTATTTGCAGTGAAGGTAGGAAGTCAAGCGATGTAGCTTACTCAGTAGACCCTGTTTATAATCTTTAGTTCCGGAGATTAGGGGGAACAAGTTAAAATAGCATGATTTTCATGAGTTACCATGCCTCTCCACTTATAGGTGGTGCCCAAAGTAAAAGTTCTACAGCGGGATACGCTGAGGCAGTGCAAAGAAGAGGTTAGCATCCAGGTAATGCAGAGTTGTGAAAGCGTggctgaagacctgaatttgttGGAGAAAGTACCTTTTTCCAACTTACCTGCTTTCCTTGGGTCTACCTTCCCTGTATGTGTTCGTCCTAGTGTAGATAGCACCAAAGTCAATCCTGAGGAAAGTAGTTATTGGCTGTGGACATGCTCCAAGTTCTGCCAGGGAACACTACAGTGTATCTTGGTGTGCTCCTAAGCAGTGTGCTGGCTCCAGAGTTTCCCGAGAGTCCTAAATGAGTTCTGAATCAGAAGGTGAAGCAGCCGTTCATTTCTACACCAGGCAACGTGATTTCTTGGCTGCCTTTATCATCAaaaagcttgttttctttttttttttttaaaaaagcttgtTTTCTTAACTTGCTGTTTTCTTTGTCCCTAGCGACAGATCAACCATCCTTTTGTACACAGTTTGGGGGACAGCTGGCAGGGGAAACAACACCTCTTTATTAGTGAGTGACTGGGCTGTCTTCACCCCCAAAGATCCATATGCTGCCCTCCCCACCTGACATTATTCTGCCTTTGTTTGGCTCCACTCCTCATTTCTATATTCCAAAAGAGGGAAACAGATGGTGTTATTAGTTTGGGCAGGAGGTCCATAATGCCTTGAGCCTAGGCATTATGTATAGACCTCAGTATTGCCTAGACTTCTGTTACTTTGCAGTGTGTAGCTACTGCAGCATGGATCTCTACTCCCTGTGGTCTACTGTTGGTTGGTTTCCAGAGGATTCTATCCGTCTCTTTGCAGCTGAACTGGTCCTTGTACTGTGTAAGTGCAAATGtggtaaaggaaatgaaaaggggaaaattAAGTTAGTGGGGAGGAGAAAcagaattaatatttaattttggaaGTCAGGATAGAGAAGAGATAGGGGCTATAAAGAAACCGGCAGACACACCCATGCTCACTGTTCTCCACAGGCTATCTCCATGACTTGGGTATCATCCACCGTGATGTAAAGGTAGAGTTAAGTCTTTTCTCTTAAGTTGAGCAAGAATCTCAAGAAGTTTCAACAGATCTGAGAAGGcagtaggaagcagagacagttaTTTGGGTTCCTATGGATGCGAAGGATTTGGGTGTGGGTCCTCCAAGATAGGCTTGAGTGCTGAGTAGACTACCTTCTCCAGCTAGTAGCTCTACGGGAAAGAATGCCAGGTGTGGTCATACATGTCTATTCCCCAGCActgttgggaggcaggaggagtgtcacatgtttgaggctagcctggtatatatattaaattcccagctggcctgagctacatagtaacacCCTAtgtcaaaaataacaacaaagaaaaaccaaatcaGAGCCAATGGAAAAAGTAAGATAATGTGCTCTTGCCCATGATTTCAGATGGAGAATATTCTGCTGGATGAACGAGGTATGTCTTCTCCTTCCTTAGCGCCAGAGGAGTGGTgcctcttaaaaaacaaaaactgaaacaaaaaacaaacaaccatggGTTGAACATAGTTTCCTTACTTTGTAGGCCATCTGAAAGTGACAGACTTTGGTCTGTCTCGCCGCCTATCCCAGGGAGCACGAGCCTACACTATCTGTGGCACTCTTCAATACATGGGTGAGAGAGAAGCTAAAGCTGGTGGGGAAGGTGACTTAAGGATGTGAGtgacagccgggtgtggtggcgcacgcctttaatcccagcactctacccagaaggcagaggcaggcagatttctgagttcaaggctagcctggtctacagagtgagttccaggacagccagggctacacagagaaaccctgtctcgaaaaaccaaaaaaaaaaaaagatgtgagtgACAAGTACCTTTCATGCCACAgccccagaggtcctgagtggtGGGCCTTACAACCACACTGCTGACTGGTGGTCCCTGGGAGTGTTGCTTTTCTCTCTGGCAACTGGTAAGGTGAGAGAATGGTTAGTGGTGTTGAACAGGGAAGAGAGTTTTGCTTTGTGGTGGAAAAAGACCTTAGAAAGCCTTGCCTTCCCACCCCCTACCTCTTTAACTCAGTTTCCAGTGGCTGCAGAGAGAGATCATGTTACTATGTTGGCAAGTGTGGCCCACTGTGAATCTGAGATCCCGGCATCTATTAATCAGGAGCTCTCACTCCTGCTCCATGAGGTAAGCATACACTACTCCCAAACTATTCATCATCTTTTCATTGAAGTGCTAattcccacccactcctcctttttgatggggattgagaTGTCTGACTAACCATTTCCCCTCTTAACTGTTACTGCGGATTTCATCCCTGAGCTTCTGACACCCTAAATCCTCAGGCAGGACAGACAGGGCCTTTTGAAGAGCACAGGCCAGAGCTACCTTATCATCTGAAAATCCAAagccatttcctttttcttcaccaGCCCTCCCAATCTCCAATCACCTTGTTTCTCTTTTACAAATCTATGCTTTAGGATTTGCCTGCCCTCCAGCTCCATGAACTATTTGCTCCTTTGGCATCATCTCTGTTCAGTCTCTTTCTTATCCCAGTctcaaactttgttttctttcagcttttaTGCCAGAACCCTCTGCATCGTCTACGATATCTGCATCACTTCCAGGTCCACCCTTTCTTTCGGGGTGTCGCCTTTGACCCTGAGCTCCTACAGAAGCAGCCAGTGAACTTTGTCATGGAGAAACAAGATACCTGGCCTAGTCCACTGGAGTCCATGTCCTTCGAGGACTTTGACTATGATCTGGAGTCCTTGGTCCACTCCATCTCTATTGATTCCTATTGATTCTCTAGTGTAGATAGGCACTCAGCCAGAAACCACTCAGTACCACCATTATAATGATCCAGTTTTTACTTTGTTGTTCTATTGTAGGTACTAGAGTTTAATCTTTGGCATTCTGCAACTGATAGCCAAAACTGCCCTATGCTTTCCTATCATACAACCCCTCTCAGTGCAGGTCAAGGCAATGACCTTCACTTCTCCAGTACTTTCACTTGAGCTGCCAAACAAAGGCTTCTTGAACTTTACCTTATCCATGTTTTCTACCATACTTTCTTGGCAATAATGACAATCTGGGGACTTCCAAGGTGCTATTTAGATGTTTTAACAAGTTAATCAGATGCCAGGTGGTGCCAgatggcacatgtctttagtccctgcattggggatgcagaggcaggtagatctcttgagtttgaggccagcctgttctacagagttcaGGATactcagggatacacagagaaactctgtctcaNNNNNNNNNNNNNNNNNNNNNNNNNNNNNNNNNNNNNNNNNNNNNNNNNNNNNNNNNNNNNNNNNNNNNNNNNNNNNNNNNNNNNNNNNNNNNNNNNNNNNNNNNNNNNNNNNNNNNNNNNNNNNNNNNNNNNNNNNNNNNNNNNNNNNNNNNNNNNNNNNNNNNNNNNNNNNNNNNNNNNNNNNNNNNNNNNNNNNNNNNNNNNNNNNNNNNNNNNNNNNNNNNNNNNNNNNNNNNNNNNNNNNNNNNNNNNNNNNNNNNNNNNNNNNNNNNNNNNNNNNNNNNNNNNNNNNNNNNNNNNNNNNNNNNNNNNNNNNNNNNNNNNNNNNNNNNNNNNNNNNNNNNNNNNNNNNNN
Above is a genomic segment from Mus caroli chromosome 11, CAROLI_EIJ_v1.1, whole genome shotgun sequence containing:
- the Rskr gene encoding ribosomal protein S6 kinase-related protein isoform X3; this encodes MGAVSGRQGQHTRVSAPQKQGDNIQGHWVRGWKSLWCGMGTIRSGLEELWGLQRHQCLHQELLQPAPLLLEKPHSEWPVPQFISLFLPEFPMRPVREQQELKILGLVAKGSFGTVLKVLDCAQKAVFAVKVVPKVKVLQRDTLRQCKEEVSIQRQINHPFVHSLGDSWQGKQHLFIMCSYCSMDLYSLWSTVGWFPEDSIRLFAAELVLVLCYLHDLGIIHRDVKMENILLDERGHLKVTDFGLSRRLSQGARAYTICGTLQYMAPEVLSGGPYNHTADWWSLGVLLFSLATGKFPVAAERDHVTMLASVAHCESEIPASINQELSLLLHEVSIHYSQTIHHLFIEVLIPTHSSFLMGIEMSD
- the Rskr gene encoding ribosomal protein S6 kinase-related protein isoform X1, coding for MGAVSGRQGQHTRVSAPQKQGDNIQGHWVRGWKSLWCGMGTIRSGLEELWGLQRHQCLHQELLQPAPLLLEKPHSEWPVPQFISLFLPEFPMRPVREQQELKILGLVAKGSFGTVLKVLDCAQKAVFAVKVVPKVKVLQRDTLRQCKEEVSIQRQINHPFVHSLGDSWQGKQHLFIMCSYCSMDLYSLWSTVGWFPEDSIRLFAAELVLVLCYLHDLGIIHRDVKMENILLDERGHLKVTDFGLSRRLSQGARAYTICGTLQYMAPEVLSGGPYNHTADWWSLGVLLFSLATGKFPVAAERDHVTMLASVAHCESEIPASINQELSLLLHELLCQNPLHRLRYLHHFQVHPFFRGVAFDPELLQKQPVNFVMEKQDTWPSPLESMSFEDFDYDLESLVHSISIDSY
- the Rskr gene encoding ribosomal protein S6 kinase-related protein isoform X2: MGAVSGRQGQHTRVSAPQKGDNIQGHWVRGWKSLWCGMGTIRSGLEELWGLQRHQCLHQELLQPAPLLLEKPHSEWPVPQFISLFLPEFPMRPVREQQELKILGLVAKGSFGTVLKVLDCAQKAVFAVKVVPKVKVLQRDTLRQCKEEVSIQRQINHPFVHSLGDSWQGKQHLFIMCSYCSMDLYSLWSTVGWFPEDSIRLFAAELVLVLCYLHDLGIIHRDVKMENILLDERGHLKVTDFGLSRRLSQGARAYTICGTLQYMAPEVLSGGPYNHTADWWSLGVLLFSLATGKFPVAAERDHVTMLASVAHCESEIPASINQELSLLLHELLCQNPLHRLRYLHHFQVHPFFRGVAFDPELLQKQPVNFVMEKQDTWPSPLESMSFEDFDYDLESLVHSISIDSY